Proteins encoded within one genomic window of Acidihalobacter prosperus:
- a CDS encoding HIT domain-containing protein — protein sequence MDTFELNPQLARDCHRLGRLPFSELLLMDNAHYPWFILVPRTRETELYRLEPALQAGLMTEVNRIAAFIDKHQPQIEKLNVAAIGNLVRQLHVHVVGRHSADPAWPGVVWGTASRTAYSRAALAALRASLNAARLPGFVAHPDSP from the coding sequence ATGGACACCTTCGAACTCAACCCACAACTGGCTCGTGACTGCCACCGACTCGGGCGACTGCCGTTCAGCGAACTGCTGCTGATGGACAACGCCCATTACCCCTGGTTCATTCTCGTGCCGCGCACGCGGGAAACCGAGCTGTATCGACTCGAGCCTGCCCTGCAGGCGGGCCTGATGACGGAAGTCAACCGCATCGCCGCCTTCATCGACAAGCACCAGCCCCAGATCGAGAAACTCAACGTCGCGGCCATCGGCAATCTCGTTCGGCAGCTGCATGTACATGTCGTCGGTAGACATTCCGCCGACCCGGCATGGCCAGGCGTGGTCTGGGGCACGGCCAGTCGAACAGCATATTCGCGCGCAGCGCTGGCCGCGCTGCGCGCAAGCCTGAACGCCGCACGTCTACCGGGTTTCGTCGCTCATCCTGACTCGCCATGA
- a CDS encoding histidine phosphatase family protein has product MADVTNPHGHLARLLLVRHGQTEWNRDGRYQGRSDTVLSPLGHEQAHALGTRLEDSGARALISSPLRRARDTAAPIARRLGLELAVDERLCELSYGEWEGLTQIEVKARWPEALRNWKRQPDAHPPAGGEPLPLAAERVRQCLNDIATALPAPVIVVTHAGVIRIARLLAEQAALGAFRQIAIGNSELCALDWPPRRP; this is encoded by the coding sequence GTGGCTGATGTCACGAACCCACACGGGCATCTCGCCCGGTTGCTGCTGGTGCGACACGGCCAAACCGAATGGAATCGCGACGGTCGCTACCAAGGGCGTAGCGACACCGTGCTGTCGCCGCTGGGCCACGAACAGGCGCACGCGCTCGGCACCCGCCTGGAGGACAGCGGCGCGCGCGCGCTGATCAGCAGCCCCCTGCGGCGCGCCCGCGACACCGCCGCGCCGATCGCGCGCCGGCTCGGGCTCGAGCTGGCCGTCGACGAACGACTTTGCGAACTGTCCTACGGCGAATGGGAAGGACTGACCCAAATCGAAGTCAAGGCGCGCTGGCCCGAAGCGCTGCGCAACTGGAAGCGCCAACCCGACGCACATCCTCCGGCGGGCGGCGAGCCGCTGCCGCTGGCCGCCGAAAGGGTCCGCCAATGCCTGAACGACATCGCGACCGCCCTGCCCGCGCCCGTCATCGTGGTGACGCATGCCGGCGTGATCCGCATCGCCCGCCTGCTCGCAGAGCAGGCCGCACTGGGTGCCTTCCGTCAGATCGCGATCGGCAACTCCGAGTTGTGCGCGCTCGACTGGCCGCCGCGCCGCCCCTAG
- a CDS encoding DUF2934 domain-containing protein, whose protein sequence is MSEAPETPKKRTRSAKTATPKTPAKTAAAGKTTAKRTATAKPAASRSRKSKTSGTTQVTPEQRYRMIAEAAFYIAESHGFDPARSLNDWLEAEGAIDARLGGHLTH, encoded by the coding sequence ATGAGCGAAGCCCCCGAAACGCCCAAAAAACGCACCCGTAGCGCCAAGACCGCAACCCCCAAGACGCCCGCCAAAACCGCAGCCGCCGGCAAGACAACGGCCAAACGGACCGCCACCGCAAAGCCCGCCGCCTCGCGCAGCCGCAAATCCAAGACCAGCGGCACCACCCAGGTCACGCCCGAACAGCGCTACCGGATGATTGCCGAAGCCGCGTTCTATATTGCCGAATCGCATGGATTCGACCCTGCCCGCTCGCTGAACGACTGGCTCGAGGCCGAAGGCGCGATCGACGCACGCCTGGGCGGCCATCTGACCCACTGA
- a CDS encoding YidH family protein: MIDRFRDHAANERTYLAWIRTAVALMAFGFVIEKFDLFMRYLAVAGNHPEPASGAGHRAAGAGLALIVTGLLMVAVASWGYLINRRAIDSETPARYRATLPNLVLAVMVGGLGLFLVVYVGREVLG; this comes from the coding sequence GTGATCGACCGCTTCCGCGACCACGCCGCCAACGAGCGCACCTATCTGGCCTGGATACGCACGGCCGTGGCGCTGATGGCCTTCGGATTCGTGATCGAGAAGTTCGATCTGTTCATGCGCTATCTCGCGGTGGCCGGCAACCACCCGGAACCCGCGTCCGGTGCCGGCCATCGGGCCGCCGGCGCGGGATTGGCGCTGATCGTCACCGGGCTGCTGATGGTCGCGGTCGCCAGCTGGGGCTATCTGATCAACCGCCGCGCGATCGACAGCGAAACGCCCGCGCGCTACCGCGCCACGCTCCCCAATCTAGTGCTTGCGGTCATGGTCGGCGGGCTGGGCTTGTTCCTGGTCGTCTACGTCGGACGCGAAGTGCTCGGCTGA
- a CDS encoding universal stress protein gives MGLYQRILVPVDGSGPAGKSLAQALALAADQGAAIKLITVVDEAIGDYMGGELAWIDPQTLRDNLVSGARKVLDAALAEARAAGLSAESELIESPEGRVGRAILKAAEDWQADLLVIATHGRHGLARLLLGSTTETLLRKGSLPMLVVPSAAPPA, from the coding sequence ATGGGCCTCTATCAACGCATTCTGGTACCCGTCGACGGCAGCGGGCCGGCGGGCAAGTCGCTGGCCCAGGCCCTCGCCTTGGCTGCCGACCAGGGCGCCGCGATCAAACTCATCACCGTGGTCGACGAAGCCATCGGCGACTACATGGGCGGCGAACTCGCGTGGATCGACCCTCAGACACTGCGCGACAATCTCGTCAGCGGCGCCCGCAAGGTGCTCGATGCGGCCTTGGCTGAGGCCAGGGCCGCGGGTTTGAGTGCCGAATCGGAGCTGATCGAGTCGCCGGAAGGCCGCGTAGGCCGGGCAATACTCAAGGCAGCCGAGGATTGGCAGGCCGATCTGCTGGTGATCGCCACCCACGGCCGCCACGGTCTGGCACGTCTGCTGCTCGGCAGCACCACCGAAACGCTGCTGCGCAAGGGCAGTCTGCCGATGCTGGTGGTCCCGTCCGCGGCGCCGCCGGCGTAA
- a CDS encoding MgtC/SapB family protein, whose protein sequence is MPNPALLSPLLVAFVATTLFGFVIGLELHSYRRAGGQDLGFGTTRTFTLLAVLGFALTLLDPSLHLFGFGLIVVAALLALNYHTRLRAGQQSLLATLIALLVFLIGPLSLHQPMWLLILYVVVILLLLGEKPGIRRFSDAFRSSEAATLAKFLIMAGLILPLLPERQIAPFLSVTYYQLWLAVIVVSGISYLSYFAQTYFFPARGALLTGVLGGLYSSTAATVVLGRQARESAGDVHTLAAAIVLATAMMYLRLFSLILILGHEGVAWRLVTPFGLLLAGSIGLAWGMRRKSADGAESPAQTLRHPLEFSTAVLFAFLFVLFAALTHWVIGHYGAAGLHALSFAVGFTDIDPFILSLLAGRFHVDQAGLAAAVIVASGSNNLLKGLYALALSRNRHILPAATWLFASCLLSLAYVFWHGG, encoded by the coding sequence ATGCCGAATCCCGCCTTGCTGTCGCCACTGCTGGTCGCCTTCGTCGCGACCACGCTGTTTGGCTTCGTCATCGGTCTCGAACTGCACAGCTACCGGCGTGCCGGCGGCCAGGATCTGGGCTTCGGCACCACCCGCACCTTCACGCTGCTCGCGGTCCTGGGCTTCGCGCTGACCCTCCTCGACCCGAGCCTGCATCTCTTTGGCTTCGGTCTGATCGTCGTCGCCGCACTGCTGGCGCTGAACTACCACACCCGCCTGCGCGCCGGCCAGCAAAGCCTGCTCGCAACACTGATCGCCCTGCTGGTCTTCCTGATCGGTCCCCTGTCGCTGCATCAGCCGATGTGGCTGCTGATCTTGTATGTGGTCGTCATCCTGCTGCTGCTCGGCGAGAAACCCGGCATCCGCCGTTTTTCGGATGCCTTCCGCAGCAGCGAGGCCGCCACCCTGGCCAAGTTCCTGATCATGGCCGGACTGATCCTGCCGCTATTGCCCGAGCGCCAGATCGCCCCCTTTCTGAGCGTGACGTATTACCAGCTCTGGCTGGCGGTGATCGTGGTTTCGGGCATCTCCTACCTGAGCTACTTCGCACAGACCTACTTCTTCCCCGCGCGAGGCGCCCTGCTCACCGGTGTGCTGGGCGGACTCTACTCCAGCACGGCCGCCACCGTGGTCCTCGGCCGGCAGGCGCGCGAGTCTGCCGGCGACGTCCACACACTGGCCGCGGCCATCGTGCTGGCCACCGCGATGATGTATCTGCGTCTGTTCAGCCTGATCCTGATCCTCGGGCACGAAGGTGTCGCCTGGCGCCTGGTCACACCCTTCGGGTTGCTGCTTGCCGGGTCGATTGGCCTGGCCTGGGGGATGCGTCGCAAATCCGCCGATGGCGCCGAATCGCCCGCGCAAACCTTGCGCCATCCGCTCGAATTCAGCACCGCCGTGTTGTTCGCCTTTTTGTTCGTGCTGTTCGCGGCTTTGACCCACTGGGTGATCGGACACTACGGCGCCGCCGGTCTGCACGCTCTGTCGTTCGCCGTCGGATTCACCGATATCGATCCCTTTATCCTCTCCCTGCTCGCAGGGCGCTTCCATGTCGACCAGGCCGGACTTGCCGCAGCCGTCATCGTCGCCAGCGGCAGCAACAATCTGCTCAAGGGCCTGTACGCCCTGGCGCTGAGCCGCAACCGTCACATTCTGCCGGCCGCCACCTGGCTGTTCGCGAGCTGCCTGCTTTCCCTGGCTTATGTCTTCTGGCACGGCGGCTGA
- the acs gene encoding acetate--CoA ligase, translating to MSENIESVLHEERVFQPPQAFAAEARLNGESLSALHRQAAEDYEGFWAERAREEISWQTPFSTILDESDAPHYRWFTDGQINVSYNCLDRHLAERGDKTAIVFEGEPGDVRKYTYRELHAEVCQFANALKAQGIRKGDRVVIYMPMIAEAVIAMQACARIGATHSVVFGGFSAEALRDRVNDAGARMIITADGGHRGAKIVPLKAAVDEAIEHGTPSVEKVIVFERTRHGVPMVESRDVRWQDAIAGQPQACEPEWVDAEHPLFLLYTSGSTGKPKGIQHSSAGYLLQAILTNKWVFDLHDRDVFWCTADVGWITGHTYVAYGPLALGATQVIYEGAPTVPDGGRFWKLAAEHAVTVFYTAPTAIRALMKLGDAFPQGHDLSRLRLLGTVGEPINPEAWMWYHRVIGGERCPIVDTWWQTETGGHMIAPIPGAVATKPGSCTLALPGILADVVDEQGNTITEADRGGYLVIRKPWPSMLRTVWGDDERYRKTYWGMFDGRFYLAGDSARRDADGYFWIMGRIDDVLNVSGHRLGTMEIESALVAHEAVAEAAVVGRPHDVKGEAIVAYVILRGERPTGTDADAMTKTLRDWVAKEIGPIAKPDDIRFTEGLPKTRSGKIMRRLLRSIAKGEVITSDISTLENEAVIAQLQGKA from the coding sequence ATGAGCGAGAACATCGAATCCGTCCTGCACGAGGAACGTGTCTTCCAACCCCCGCAGGCCTTTGCCGCCGAGGCGAGGCTGAACGGCGAATCGCTGAGCGCGCTCCACCGGCAGGCCGCCGAGGATTACGAAGGCTTCTGGGCCGAACGCGCCCGCGAGGAAATCAGCTGGCAAACGCCCTTCAGCACCATCCTTGACGAATCCGACGCGCCGCATTATCGCTGGTTCACCGACGGCCAGATCAACGTCAGCTACAACTGCCTCGACCGTCACCTCGCTGAACGCGGCGACAAGACCGCGATCGTCTTCGAGGGCGAACCCGGCGACGTGCGCAAGTACACCTACCGCGAACTGCACGCCGAGGTCTGCCAGTTCGCCAACGCGCTCAAGGCACAGGGCATCCGCAAGGGCGACCGCGTGGTCATCTACATGCCGATGATCGCCGAAGCGGTGATCGCCATGCAGGCCTGCGCGCGCATCGGCGCGACCCATTCGGTGGTCTTCGGCGGCTTCTCTGCCGAGGCCCTGCGCGACCGCGTCAACGACGCCGGCGCGCGCATGATCATCACCGCCGACGGCGGCCATCGCGGCGCTAAGATCGTCCCGCTCAAGGCCGCGGTTGACGAAGCCATCGAGCACGGCACGCCCAGCGTTGAAAAGGTCATCGTATTCGAGCGCACCCGCCATGGCGTGCCCATGGTCGAGAGTCGCGACGTGCGCTGGCAGGATGCCATCGCGGGCCAGCCCCAGGCCTGCGAACCTGAGTGGGTGGATGCGGAGCATCCACTGTTCCTGCTGTACACCTCCGGCTCCACCGGCAAACCCAAGGGCATCCAGCATTCCAGTGCCGGCTATCTGCTGCAGGCGATCCTGACCAACAAATGGGTCTTCGACCTGCACGATCGAGACGTGTTCTGGTGTACTGCCGACGTCGGCTGGATCACCGGTCACACCTATGTCGCCTACGGCCCGCTGGCGCTTGGCGCGACCCAGGTGATCTACGAGGGCGCGCCAACGGTGCCCGACGGCGGCCGTTTCTGGAAGCTGGCGGCAGAGCATGCGGTCACCGTGTTCTACACCGCGCCGACTGCGATCCGCGCGCTGATGAAGCTCGGCGACGCCTTCCCCCAGGGCCACGACCTGTCCCGCCTGCGCTTGCTCGGCACGGTGGGCGAGCCCATCAACCCGGAAGCCTGGATGTGGTATCACCGCGTGATCGGCGGCGAACGCTGCCCCATCGTCGACACCTGGTGGCAAACCGAAACCGGCGGACACATGATCGCCCCCATCCCCGGCGCGGTGGCGACCAAGCCCGGCTCCTGCACCCTGGCCCTACCCGGCATCCTAGCCGACGTGGTCGACGAGCAGGGCAACACCATCACCGAAGCCGACCGGGGCGGCTATCTGGTGATCCGCAAGCCCTGGCCGTCCATGCTGCGCACCGTATGGGGCGACGACGAGCGCTACCGCAAGACCTACTGGGGCATGTTCGACGGCCGCTTCTACCTCGCCGGCGACAGCGCCCGCCGCGATGCGGATGGATACTTCTGGATCATGGGCCGCATAGACGACGTGCTCAACGTCTCCGGGCACCGTCTCGGCACCATGGAAATCGAATCCGCGCTGGTCGCCCACGAGGCCGTCGCCGAGGCCGCGGTCGTCGGGCGCCCGCACGACGTCAAGGGCGAAGCCATCGTGGCCTACGTCATTCTGCGCGGCGAACGCCCCACCGGCACCGACGCCGACGCCATGACCAAGACCCTGCGCGACTGGGTCGCCAAGGAAATCGGCCCCATCGCCAAGCCGGATGATATCCGTTTCACCGAAGGGCTGCCCAAGACGCGGTCCGGCAAGATCATGCGCCGCCTGCTGCGCAGCATCGCCAAGGGCGAAGTCATCACCTCGGACATTTCCACGCTGGAGAACGAGGCCGTGATCGCGCAGCTCCAGGGCAAGGCCTGA
- a CDS encoding sulfite exporter TauE/SafE family protein, which produces MNAAIARRPDPRHRLRAASGVGLLSGVGGGLASLGGGTLLIPLLTDLLRLPALDARGTALAVSLVNALAGSAAYAAGGRIAWAPLFWAGLPALLIAPLAARLSRDWRTRGLRIAFGLVVMLGGIALFAAGMTPPDGFARGWPHIYLLFVGVLSGAVAGVAGISGGPVLVPLFVLGLGMPQALAQGSSLITRLPATLSGLWENVREGHVSWHLLPWLALGGLIGSLLGARLALALPEHLLRWLFAGLLIALGLFEIMDRPGHRLSAHHHDPYP; this is translated from the coding sequence ATGAATGCTGCGATCGCGAGGCGCCCCGACCCTCGCCACCGCCTGCGCGCCGCGAGCGGCGTCGGGCTGCTCTCCGGGGTCGGCGGCGGACTGGCCAGCCTCGGTGGCGGCACCCTTCTCATTCCCTTGCTTACCGACCTGCTGCGCCTACCCGCGCTGGATGCGCGCGGGACCGCGCTGGCCGTATCCCTGGTCAATGCACTCGCCGGCTCGGCGGCCTATGCCGCTGGCGGCCGTATCGCCTGGGCGCCGCTTTTCTGGGCAGGGCTGCCCGCCCTGCTCATCGCCCCACTGGCCGCACGCCTGAGTCGCGACTGGCGCACGCGCGGCCTGCGCATCGCCTTCGGTCTCGTGGTAATGCTTGGCGGCATCGCCCTGTTTGCCGCCGGCATGACACCCCCTGACGGCTTCGCGCGCGGATGGCCGCATATCTATCTCCTGTTTGTGGGCGTGCTGTCCGGTGCCGTTGCCGGCGTGGCGGGCATCAGCGGCGGACCGGTATTGGTACCGCTGTTCGTACTCGGCCTGGGCATGCCCCAGGCGTTGGCCCAGGGTTCATCGCTGATCACCCGGCTGCCGGCCACGCTGAGCGGTCTGTGGGAAAACGTGCGCGAAGGCCATGTCAGCTGGCACCTGCTGCCCTGGCTGGCACTCGGCGGCCTCATCGGCTCGCTGCTTGGCGCTCGCCTCGCGCTGGCGCTGCCCGAGCACCTGCTGCGCTGGCTGTTTGCCGGCCTGTTGATCGCGCTCGGCCTGTTCGAAATCATGGACCGCCCCGGGCATCGACTGTCGGCGCACCATCACGACCCCTATCCATGA